A segment of the Sulfurirhabdus autotrophica genome:
GACATGTTGCACCGTGCGCGTATTTTGGACGATCTTCGCGCACCCCCTTCTAACAGGTTGGAAGCGCTTTCTGGCAACCGGGAAGGGTTTTGGAGTATCCGTATCAATAACCAGTGGCGCGTATGTTTCCGTTTTGAAAACGGTGATGCATTTGATGTTGAAATAGTGGATTATCATTAGGAGCCACACATGACTATTCGTATAGAAGATCTGCCTGAGATGGATTTCTCTGACGTAATCACTGGCGAGCACATTCCGCCTACACATCCGGGCGATATATTACTGCACGATTTTCTGGAACCATTGAATATGAGCGCCAATGCGCTGGCCAAGGCGCTGCATGTTCCAGCAAACCGGATTTCCGGGATTCTGAATCACACGCGTGGAGTGAGTGCTGATTCGGCACTTCGTCTTGCACGCTACTTCGGGTGCACAGCGGAGTTCTGGTTGGGTGTGCAGGCGGATTACGATTTGAAAACTACGCAAGCCATGATCGGTAACAAGTTGGAAAAAGAAATTACTCCGTTGCCAGTTGCGGCCTAAGTCTTTTTTAGCACCTGTAAGTCGCAATAACCAAAGGGTATGCGCCGAGAGTTAGTCCATATACCGTACCAAATTGTCCAATCCGGTGGGTATATGCCTTGTTCTAACAATGCATGAAAGGCCAAATACGGCCAGCCCTGATTACCAGCCCATGCTTAAATGGGTTGGTATGAAAGTAATCACAATGCGCCTGATAGCCTTTTCGTCCCTGATCTCATAGATACTGTGCATTGCACTTTGGTTTTGCACTCTACGCGGGCTCATCCCTTCGGTGATAGGGGGTTATTGGCCCCAATGGAACAGCAATATTCGCGTAAGCAGCCTCAGCGAGTTGTGCTTGTTGAAACAGGTCTTGAATTGTGCTCATTTTTCTTCGCCCTTTACATGAATAATGAATTGCCCAAATTTGATTGCTTTATCTCGCCCGCCAATACAATAATCGCTATGAAGCCAGAACCGTAATTCCGGTTCGCCGCCAATATTCCCATTGCCCGTTGAAAAGTCGATATATCGCGCAACAACTTCCTTGG
Coding sequences within it:
- a CDS encoding type II toxin-antitoxin system RelE/ParE family toxin, with amino-acid sequence MIKTFSDKTTAAIFVGFAAKKLPPEIRKRAREKLDMLHRARILDDLRAPPSNRLEALSGNREGFWSIRINNQWRVCFRFENGDAFDVEIVDYH
- a CDS encoding HigA family addiction module antitoxin, encoding MTIRIEDLPEMDFSDVITGEHIPPTHPGDILLHDFLEPLNMSANALAKALHVPANRISGILNHTRGVSADSALRLARYFGCTAEFWLGVQADYDLKTTQAMIGNKLEKEITPLPVAA